The proteins below are encoded in one region of Juglans microcarpa x Juglans regia isolate MS1-56 chromosome 4D, Jm3101_v1.0, whole genome shotgun sequence:
- the LOC121261667 gene encoding uncharacterized protein LOC121261667: MRYIFTPYYACAQCRFFLHHKPCAELRRRMRHPLHEHSLMLLPRSTYASGSFGCDACDRSCNGFTYNCKECKFDLDVQCSLLPYNKFTHDSHEHGLILSRSQEVDRKCNNCDSDKGIKFCCADNCGFALDFKCLTLPHTVWYEQHEHPFTLCYAPEDDSNEYYCDICEEEQDPRCWFYYCADCIYPAHPECILEEFPNKKFGKT; encoded by the coding sequence ATGCGGTACATCTTTACTCCATATTATGCTTGTGCTCAGTGTAGATTCTTTCTTCATCACAAACCTTGTGCTGAATTAAGACGAAGAATGAGACATCCACTCCATGAACACTCTCTTATGCTCCTCCCTAGGTCAACTTATGCTAGTGGTTCCTTTGGATGTGATGCTTGTGACCGTTCTTGTAATGGCTTCACTTATAATTGTAAAGAATGCAAATTTGACCTTGATGTACAATGCAGTTTACTCCCATATAATAAATTCACACATGATAGTCACGAACACGGACTTATTCTTTCTAGGTCACAAGAAGTTGACAGAAAGTGTAATAATTGTGATTCAGATAAAGGAATCAAGTTTTGTTGTGCTGATAATTGTGGATTTGCATTGGACTTCAAGTGTTTAACATTGCCGCATACAGTATGGTATGAACAACATGAACATCCATTCACTCTTTGTTATGCTCCAGAAGATGATTCTAATGAATATTATTGTGATATTTGTGAAGAAGAACAAGACCCAAGATGTTGGTTCTACTATTGTGCAGATTGCATTTATCCTGCTCATCCAGAATGTATTCTTGAAGAATTCCCAAATAAGAAGTTTGGGAAAACTTGA
- the LOC121259573 gene encoding uncharacterized protein LOC121259573 — MVHPQCTQLSPLVVRPLIIEAKIHQDHPLTLARKLNSFTCDACGKEGRGMFYFCVECSFVVHLRCASLPLHVKVIRHEHPLSLNIYSDPSAPAINPSSLRTVCRICVSMVDTDDMFYYCSTCHDFVAHLHCATCKEERDEGSVESSTSLLEHEEHGTDESTDMSPYVVIKRKLGVDGIEIDAEIKHFSHEHDLKLTDKFETKEKCDACTRYIFTNPYYACAQCRFFLHKYCAELERTMRHPLHEHRLKLIPRTTSELGYFRCWACSRFECNGFTYYCEKCDFNLDVQCSLLSYKYYTHDSHEHRLILSRLTEEGKKCNHCDSNDRKALFCCADCEFALDFKCLTLPHKAWYGQHEHPFTLCYAPEDDSGEYYCDICEEERDPRHWFYYCADCIYPIHPECILGKSPNIKPGKTYTIDNHQHPLTFHVKKTYDDGRDFMCKVCVYPIEHFGYQCAECNFIVHPVCFYKIGKSEG; from the coding sequence ATGGTCCACCCGCAATGTACTCAGCTTTCACCATTGGTTGTACGACCACTCATCATAGAGGCCAAGATTCATCAAGACCATCCATTGACTCTTGCAAGAAAATTGAATTCATTCACTTGTGATGCTTGTGGGAAGGAAGGCAGGGGCATGTTTTACTTTTGTGTCGAATGTTCATTTGTGGTCCACCTACGATGTGCTTCCTTACCATTGCATGTCAAAGTTATACGGCATGAACACCCTCTTAGCCTCAATATTTACTCTGATCCTTCAGCGCCAGCCATTAATCCATCGAGCCTGCGTACTGTTTGTCGCATATGTGTTAGCATGGTGGACACAGACGACATGTTCTATTATTGCTCAACTTGTCATGATTTTGTTGCCCACCTTCATTGTGCTACATGCaaggaagagagagatgaagGATCTGTTGAGTCATCGACAAGTCTGTTGGAACATGAAGAACATGGGACTGATGAATCCACAGACATGTCGCCATACGTTGTTATAAAGCGCAAACTGGGAGTAGATGGGATTGAAATAGATGCAGAAATCAAACATTTTAGTCATGAGCATGACTTAAAACTCACTGACAAATTTGAGACCAAAGAAAAGTGTGATGCTTGTACGCGGTACATCTTTACTAATCCATATTATGCTTGTGCTCAGTGTAGATTCTTCCTTCACAAATATTGTGCTGAATTAGAACGAACAATGAGGCATCCACTCCATGAACACCGTCTTAAGCTCATCCCAAGGACAACTTCTGAATTGGGTTATTTTCGATGTTGGGCTTGTAGCCGTTTTGAATGTAATGGCTTCACTTATTATTGTGAAAAATGTGACTTTAACCTTGATGTTCAGTGCAGTTTACTCTCATATAAGTACTACACACATGATAGTCACGAACACCGACTTATTCTTTCTAGGTTGACAGAAGAAGGCAAAAAGTGTAATCATTGTGATTCAAATGATAGAAAAGCTTTATTCTGTTGTGCTGATTGTGAATTCGCATTGGACTTCAAGTGTTTAACACTGCCGCATAAAGCATGGTATGGACAACATGAACATCCCTTCACTCTTTGTTATGCTCCAGAAGATGATTCGGGTGAATATTATTGTGATATTTGTGAAGAAGAACGAGACCCGAGGCATTGGTTCTACTATTGTGCAGATTGCATTTATCCTATTCATCCAGAATGTATTCTTGGAAAATCCCCAAATATCAAGCCAGGGAAAACTTACACAATTGATAACCATCAACATCCTCTTACTTTTCATGTTAAGAAGACTTACGATGATGGCCGTGATTTCATGTGCAAGGTTTGTGTTTATCCTATAGAACATTTTGGTTACCAATGTGCCGAGTGTAATTTCATTGTTCATCCAGTGTGCTTCTACAAAATAGGAAAAAGTGAGGGATAG